In Sinorhizobium mexicanum, one DNA window encodes the following:
- a CDS encoding FAD/NAD(P)-binding protein has product MTVHGLFAAKRPMAGGLSSKPEIAIIGRGFSGIMMAIALMKSVRVSFHLTMYDPHPSISGGQALSSAQSMEILNSRVRDLSVAAGQPDDFNDWLCANGEFRAAVPAAIPGFQQIFVPKGIFSDYVHQRFSEALARRSDITVKFSHEPVHALRKLATGRFALVHDGGTDESDVVVLATGFGVRARNVEIPDEAQPVVRARRLVDPRHAVLLGSGIRVVDQLFQMRDGGYAGRITLLSRHGFLPQTHTRLSAAPSFPVDPMPSTLREIVRFVRKACADAEAKGQSWQSAMNGLRRRARSLWQALPAREKRQFNRHLRAIYDSHRNRLPAAVHARLRQELAEGRTVLCCGWAGRRVPEGLMVRWSGQSEEELLRADQVIDCRCSAPDLQAPLFQSLFAGGLAVPDELELGLAVSPTGEVLGNGGRTPNLFAIGPLGVGSLPDIDLVPEIVTQTYAAARLIATGKRLALKAG; this is encoded by the coding sequence ATGACTGTGCACGGATTGTTTGCGGCGAAGCGGCCCATGGCGGGCGGCCTGTCGTCGAAGCCAGAGATTGCCATCATCGGGCGTGGATTTTCGGGCATCATGATGGCGATCGCGCTCATGAAGTCTGTCCGCGTCTCCTTCCATTTGACCATGTACGATCCGCACCCGTCGATCAGCGGCGGGCAGGCCCTGTCTTCGGCGCAGAGCATGGAGATCCTGAATAGCCGCGTGCGTGACCTGTCGGTTGCCGCCGGGCAGCCCGACGACTTCAACGACTGGCTTTGCGCCAACGGCGAGTTCCGTGCGGCGGTGCCGGCGGCCATCCCAGGCTTCCAGCAGATTTTCGTGCCCAAGGGTATTTTCAGCGACTATGTCCATCAGCGCTTTTCCGAGGCGCTTGCGCGCCGGTCCGATATCACGGTGAAGTTTTCGCATGAGCCGGTTCACGCCCTGCGCAAGCTCGCCACGGGCCGCTTCGCGCTCGTTCACGATGGCGGGACCGACGAAAGCGACGTCGTCGTACTCGCGACGGGTTTCGGCGTAAGGGCTCGCAACGTCGAGATCCCCGATGAGGCGCAGCCGGTCGTGAGAGCCCGCCGGCTCGTCGATCCGCGCCACGCGGTCCTGCTCGGCAGCGGCATTCGCGTCGTGGACCAGTTGTTCCAGATGCGCGACGGCGGCTACGCCGGCAGGATCACGCTGCTGTCGCGGCATGGCTTCCTGCCGCAGACGCATACGCGGCTGTCGGCGGCGCCGAGCTTCCCGGTCGACCCGATGCCGTCGACGCTCAGGGAGATCGTGCGGTTCGTCCGCAAAGCCTGCGCCGATGCCGAGGCCAAGGGGCAGAGCTGGCAATCTGCGATGAACGGGCTTCGCCGCCGCGCTCGTTCGCTGTGGCAGGCACTTCCCGCGCGGGAGAAGCGCCAGTTCAACCGGCATCTGCGCGCCATCTACGACAGCCACAGAAACCGCCTGCCGGCGGCCGTACACGCTCGCTTGCGGCAGGAGCTTGCCGAAGGGCGAACCGTGCTCTGCTGCGGATGGGCCGGGCGGCGCGTGCCGGAAGGACTGATGGTGCGTTGGTCCGGTCAGTCGGAGGAGGAATTGCTGCGAGCCGACCAGGTGATCGACTGCCGCTGCTCGGCGCCGGACCTTCAGGCCCCGTTGTTCCAGAGCCTCTTTGCCGGCGGATTGGCCGTGCCGGACGAGCTCGAACTCGGACTTGCCGTCAGCCCCACCGGAGAAGTGCTCGGCAATGGTGGCCGCACGCCGAACCTCTTTGCGATCGGGCCGCTCGGAGTGGGCAGCCTGCCCGATATCGATCTCGTTCCGGAGATCGTCACCCAGACCTATGCGGCGGCACGCCTCATCGCAACCGGCAAGCGCCTGGCACTGAAGGCGGGATAG